Below is a window of Oreochromis aureus strain Israel breed Guangdong linkage group 4, ZZ_aureus, whole genome shotgun sequence DNA.
AAAATTCAATCATAGGCCCCGTTTACCTAAAACTAGAACAACTGATGGTAGAGTTTTTAGATGTACAGCAGATGCATCTAGTAGgcgatgtttttaaaaaaaaaacaaaagaacaaaaaacatattATAAACATAGAACGGTAGTAGTCAATAGTGTATTAAATGTTGCCACAACTTCGTGTATCACTATGCAGGGATCCAATGCAAAATTTAACCTATTTATAGACATTTTCAAGCAAGAAATAGTGGAGTATgttattttgtatgttttatgaCCTTATCAtctgtttaattaaaaagaaatcctaATTACGTTGCTTATATtggtgtttatttttctttaggtCTTATCACTGCTTTATAAGACCTATTTGTTTTATAATTCACCATTTGTAACTAATTTCACCTTGATTGAATTATGTATAAAAAGACAATAAGGGGTATCACCAGTAgttataatacatttttttagttCTTGTTATGTATTTACAATTTCAATCTTAATATATTTTGGTTGTAATAAGATCTACACttcactgttttcttttaaatttggcTGGACTGACCCAAAAGtccacttaatttccttttgcAGCTGTCTAGCTGGCTCTTTTATGGAAGCCATCCCATCAAGTGCTATGTCATAGAATAGCACAACCTGTATTAGGCTATATGTGTGTGCTCAGTTCAGTGAACTAACTTAAAgttttaaagaaaagtattaatgtttttgCACTTTGCATTTTGATCTGCGTGTTAcatttatgagatgaatcaaggaaaatgttcataaataaaTGCTCCTTTAAACttgcatgtatttattttcctgTAGTTTCTGCAGGTAGTTTTTATatacacatttatatatatCATAAACAGACAAGGAACCATATATATGCTTCATTGAATTTGATttgtaacataaaaataatacattttggaAAGTCCATGTATTTTAATGAGTAGCCTATGTGGTGACTTACTTTTGTGAAGATGGCTCTTGCTTTAAGACTAGTTTCTCTTAAGGTTTGAGTGATGttttattcaattttatatattatatatatgctCAGGCCTCAATGGGccataaataatataaaaggtTATTAATTTGTTGCAAATAAttgcacagtttttttttcttattttgcagAACCATGAATAATATATAGGCATTTTTTCATATATTACTACTTTTGATTGCTTATGGTTTTACTGATCTTTTCTGGCACTTAAATATCAATAAGCCAAATGATCGAGTATAACCAAGTATATAAGCTTAATTGACACTGAAACACGTGCTGGTGTAAAAGTCTGGTTTATCTGACAATGCAAATTTTGTTACTTTAATGATCtaattttaatttctgttttcACTGTGACAATCAGGTTTTAAATAAGCTGTCATTAGCTTTGTGagacagcaagaaaaaaattgGATCTGAATCAGTGTAGGCTGAcagtctgctctgtgttgtcaGCAAAATATGCTCTTTATCACAAGCAGTGATGACTAGAAGTCTATGACAAACATGTTTGTACTGTGTTCTAATTTTGAATAAAACAGTCACAGAAAGCATTCAGACCCCTTGCActatcattttaaatgaatgaaattgGCATTTTCCACAGTGTACTCTCATGAACTCATGATAACAGTGCAATTTTGTTTATAGAAAGAATTAGAAAtttattaaagagaaaaaaagaaaatctctcATATGTAGATGTTTTCATACTCTTTGCTGTGGCACTCTGGTCTGTAGTCAGGTGCATCCTGTTTGCTTGAAATATCCTCATGGTGTATATACAGCTTTACTGGCCCCCACCTGTTTCAAACTAAATAATTTGGAAAGAAATGAATAGATCAGGGTAAAGCAAATAAAACCAGGAACTCAGAAGCATTTCTTAAGTATTGCGGTAGCCTCAGCAATGGATGAGGTTTGAAGCTACTAGCTGTCCTGCTGTACTGAGTAAAAGAGCAAACTGGGAGGTGACCAAGACCCAGACCAAGAACACAACAATCACTCTCAAAGAGCTTCAGGAGCTGGAAGAACATGCCAGCAGCTCAACGAGCTTAGCTGAATTTAACCAATCTGGCCTTTACGGTTGAGCAGTCCCTGAGCAGAAGGCTCAAGGTATATTTCCAAAACAGCATTTAAAAGCATTTGACAGATGACACAGGTGACAATTCTTTTGTCCAGCGAGTGAAAAGTTGATCTGAGCAGTACTCAAAGCATTATATCTGCTTAACACCAGGCACTGCACATCATTATCTAATATCATCTGTTGAAGTGTGGTGGTGAAAACATCAAGCTGTGGTGTGCTTTGCAGCAGTGGGAACAGGGTGATTAGAGAGCTAAAAGAAAACATGGCACTTCACAGATGCTTTTAAATCAGTCTGATTAACTTTGACAGAATTTGCCAAAAAAGGGTAAAATTGTGTAAAACTGGGTAAATTGTTCTATTTCAGCAGTGCAAATCTTGTAGGGACTAAACCAAAAAATGCTACTGAGTGCCAATAGGTGCCAAAAGGCCTTAATTAAGGCTGAATTAAGGTtcttatttgatttgatttatttaaatacattaGCAATTCCTAATGtcatgttttcatgtatttaataATTGTTGTTAATGGAAAAATGCTAATTCTATTTCTTAGCTGAACCAGCAATACAGGGGAAACAAGCAGCTACAGGCAGCTACACGTTTACACCATCCAGGTCCACATAGTagttaaataaatgcaaagaCTTTTGTAAAAGGGAAATGTAACCATAAGAATTGTAAGTGGAAGTATGTGAAACACTGATTACTTTCAATAGCTTATTCACTTACTAGTCACCTTAaaataggctccagccccccgcGATCCTGAtatggataagcagaagagaatggatggatggataattacCTTAGATTACTCTTTAGAGCAAGGGCTAGAAGCATCCACCATATATGTCAGACCATATAAAGCAGCACAGAATGACACCAAAGGACCATTTCTCAGCATCTCTTCTTCTGACTATCACAGCTGACAAATCCTTCTTGACATTAACAAGTGCAGCTGACATCAAATAATGGCACTTAACTAATCAACCAAACAAAACGACATTAACCTCTGAACAGACGTATTACAAACGCtaattaaatatgttttcatGTGTGCACTCTTCCCTGATCATACACCATCTTCCTAAGCTAACAACCAGTCAAAACTTTGATCAAAAAGCATAAATGTTTACTCTTCTACCATTGTGTGAGAATCATTCCTTTTTCAGTGTAACAGTTTGCAAGTGCTTGCATCACATTTAGCAACAGGCCCAAACATGACAGACGCTGAGTACTGCACTACAGTATTTcatcagaaaacagaagcaagtTTCATTTGAGGTCTTATCAGAGCACCTTTGACCCCTCATAACATGAGCCAAGAACAGAGTCCACTGGTCAACATAACAGCCATTTGGTAACAGcactgctgaaaaacaaactctGAATATTCTTCCTATGTTTTTAATAGCCTTATTACCTGAATGGACTACAATAATACAGTTAACATTGTTTATGTTATTTTGTGGGGGCACGATGAGTTCAGAAAGCTTCAGTGCTATTTCAGTGCGCTGCGCCTAACTTACCACTAGGTGTCAGTGGAATGCAGAGCATTAAGTAAATACCTTTCAAACTAAATTTCAGCAAAGGTTGGAATGTTTTATAAATAACCTAAAGCTGGagattatatgtgtgtgtatttctctgtgtgtctgtgtgtgcagctaTATGTGGACCTGTTATTTTAAAAGCCCGTTTAAATAGTTCGCTTTAGCTTATTTGTAGTTTAGGTTAAGTAGATTCTAATTAAATTAACGCATTACAATGTTGAATCATGGGATAGGCAACTTATTGAAAAAGCCCTGATCAAGGTTTTATCTGGAGCATTGTGACGATTAACTCCATGATTACTGTTACAGTTGCTGGGGTCACCAACTCAGAAATCAAATAAGCACTGCCCCCTCTACAGTGCGCACGTACGCGCGTGCACGTCCACACATTTTTAAGGAAATTAACTAGGCTACTTTTTCTAGGGCAGTCGGCACCTATCAAGTAACTGCAAGGGGTGTTTGCGGTATCACGTCTTTTTTTGAGGGGGGGTTTACTGATTTTATGAAACATGTGACTGAATTAGGCGCTCACATGGCTGCTGTGGCTGCATGATCGGCTTTAGTTTTTTAAAGTTCGGTTATCGGTAGCTCCCTCGGCTGGGACCATCTAGAGCAGAAGACCCCTGAAAACACTGCGCGTATACGGACAAATCATGGCGAACAGTGGGCAGAAAGTTGTGCTGATCACCGGCTGCTCCTCCGGCATCGGGTTACGAATTGCCGTCATCCTGGCCAAAGATGAAAAGAGTCGTTACCATGGTAAACGCGCTTTCTTCTACATTGTTTGTTTGATCGGACCTGTTTGTAACAAGCCTGTAATATTGTGGTTCGCTTGAAATGCAATTTCGTGCTTATTTTTCCCTGCAACACGCTGCAGTGTACCAAGCTTCCTTTACGCATAAAGTTTGATCAAGTTTCATGCGCAACGCTCCGTCTAAACGCTCATATGTGATCTAGCGTGGATTAAATTAAAATGCTAACCCCTGTAATATCGGATCCATATCCCTTTGTAAGGACTGGGATTCGGACTCGACTATTATCATCTGAAAGCGCAGTTTCCAGGGTAGGGCTCTGCAAGGATGCCGCTTGCCAGGCAGGATTCATAAAAGAGGTCTTGTCAGTTCTCTTTCAAGTGACTTCTCCAGCACAAAGCCCCCTTTTATTGCAGTGAATTGTAGACCGCCTGCTCCGGTTTAGTGCCGTGTCTAATGTGCCTATAGTCCCCTCACTGGAGCGAGTGTTGAAAGGGGGACAAAGTTTGAGACCTGTACAAGCGAGGGTTCACTCTAAAGCAAGGGCCTTGTTTGAAGTCTTCATTGGTAGGCAGTGGAGTTAAGGTTTCACACTTTGACACTGTTGGTCCTCTCCTGCTTCCCAGCTATTATTGATGTCACTGAAGGAATTAGAACTGAATCAAAAAATCCTCCTGTGTCAGTCTGTGGAGTTTCAGACAGAATTATGTTAGAGGGGTTTGTACCAAGAGCCCTGCGACcagattttgtttttagctATGACTCTAAACTGTATAATTTGCCATAAAGCTACAGTCAGCCCTTGCTTACTTTGACAGGTTATGGACAGTTAGAATTGTCATTATTGACATGGTATGAACAACTGTACAGGGCTTAGTaaaccttgttttttttttctctctgtctcttgttAGGGGCCACTGGGATATGATGGGATTTATTACTGCAAAATAGATGAGGAAAACAAAACCGAATTACTGCTCCCTCCCTCCCAACACTGGTTTGGTTTGAACAGTGTGACCTGCTTTCAATAAGGCCACATCTTAGCAATCGCATTGATCTGCTCTGTTCCTTAGGAAATCCAAACGAGATTAAATATTGCGTTGTGCATAAAGTAGGAATTAGTTGCAGTGACATGGATGAAATTCAGAGAAGGCCTTAAAATACCCCTGTGTTTGCAGCGTGGTTCATTCAAGAATAGTTAAGCTGCCCAGTTGTAATTCCTTCAGGAGCAGTTAGAACAATAGACCTCTTGTTCATGTCTCAATCAAAACGCAAAGCTTTCTGTTGCTTCCTTGAAACCCTTCCTGGACACCCTGGTCTCAAGCAGACCCAATTACTCTTCACAAGATGTTGTTTATGCATAGAGCATATATGGCTGCacttagatagatagatagatagatagatagatagatagatagatagatagatagatagatagatagatagatagatagatagatagacgtTGTTATACATCATGTTGCATCAGTAGCACTGCACAGCAGTCCAAACCTCCACAGCAAAGCGGTCCAAATCTGATTACTTATCCAACCTCATCTCTGTTCACATGAGAATAAGGTGAGGATTTGCTTTTGTCTGCCAATGACAACAGGTAGACTTAGGTGAATGTGGGAATAAGAGGTTGTTTATTCCTGCCTATTGCCATTGTGCAACACCAGTGCCTCTATTTTCTCAGTTACATAACGCCAGTCTGCCAAGTGTAAGCAGAGCACACAAAAAGGAAGAAGCTGTGGAAGCCAAGTCAGCGGCGCTTATATTCATTGTTGTTGGTCATGGTAGATTCCTCCGCTTTATGTAGGTTAATGTTCCCCAGCGGGTAAAGTTCAGAGGAAATCAATTCTGTCCCCTGTAAACTAACAGGCGTGGTCTTTTCCAGGAACTCTGACCCACACGTCTGAGTGTCACTATCTGAGCATGTGTgggtgcttgtttgtttttccactggTGTGTTTGTCCAAGAAAAAAGttaatttattaatgttttcTGAGTCCTCTGTCACTTCCtcagcattaaaaatataatgatTGCGTTAACACTTTAGTATTAAATGCAACAGTGATAGTCagaaaaatgtgttaattatttattattaatatcttCAAATAATAAACCATTTCAGTACTGATAATTTTAAGTGCTCCTCACATTCCTAAACAGTTCTTTGCCGCTGCAAGTTGTGTAAGATGACACCTTTCCGCtatcatatttatttttgcaaaacctGAAGCCACATAATCTCCATACGGTTCTCTGTGTCTCCCTATCAGTCATTGCCACGATGCGGGACCTGAAGAAGAAGGACAAGTTGgtggaggcagctggagacgcATATGGAAAGACCTTGACGTTGCTTCCATTAGATGTGTGTAGCGATGAGTCCGTCAGGCAGTGCGTCAACAATGTTAAGGACCGCCATATTGATATTCTGAGTGAGTGGGACACACAGTGTATATCTCTTTAAAAAAGCAGGTCCTGATGATTGATTCTCTGTCCTTGGATAAgcgtatgtttgtttttttattatgtgttttacacagaattatttttttaatatatgatAGAACACTATCGTTCTGCCTCATTTTATAGTTTTGCGTATTCAATAGAAAGTCTATGCTATTATTGAGGAGAGCTGCTTTAGATTTCAATAAATATAATATCATAGACATAGATTTTATTTAATCACACACTGGGGAAATTCAcctgttacagcagcacaaGAGACAGGAAGAAAAGGTGAATTAGAGATGTATGCAAAAACACTATAATATGTACAGATGGTTACTATATGTACACAAAGTGCAGTGGGAATGATAATAATATACATGTATTTATAAAAAGTAAAGCCCTGTGCTATTGCTAAAGTTATAACAACAGTTTAGGACAAAGGTTTTGATTATTTGtgaaacaaatatttttaaacagtAGTTGCACTGTGCAGTCGACACTTAGAGTATGTGGAGGGAGGAGTCTGAGTCTTAAAATTCCAGTGGTCAGAAAGATTATGGACCAAAACTGAATGGGCTACCATATTAATATCCTGAGAGAAAGATAGCTGAAGCTAAGCTTACTGCACTGTGCAGCTACAATACTTTATTTTCCTGAATAGTAATCCTCACAACTAAAATCTAAAATGTGTGATCCAGAATTTATCAAGTAATTTTATAGTGCAGTAAAGTCCATTTTACCAGATCTTCTGAATACGTAAAGCTTTTCACTTATGGTCCTTAAACCTTTAGCCTGGATAAAGTATCTATTTATAAACCTGTCTCCATCTTAGTCTAAATCCAGCATTAAATCCCCTTTCGCCTAATTACTCAAGACCCAAAGGCTCTTCAGCCTGGTGTTACGTCAGACCCTCATGTTGTTATCACGCACTGACATCTGGTGGCAGTATCAAGTAAAACCAGCTTTAACTAACAGAGGGTCTAATGAAGTAATAAAGTCAAATATCgctttatttctgtttatttttgttttttgatcatTGCATTTATGGACAATGCGTTATCCGTGTGTCTGTTTCCTGCCAGTCAACAATGCAGGTGTGGGCTTGCTTGGACCTGTGGAAAGCATCAGCATTGAGGAGATGAAAAAAGTATTTGAGACCAACTTCTTTGGAGTGGTTCGTATGATCAAAGAAGTGATGCCAGACATGAAGAAGAGGCGTTCAGGGCACATTATCGTCATGAGCAGCGTCATGGGTCTTCAGGGTATGAGCTTTGTATAATTAGTTATGCATAAGAAAATTTGTAGTGCTATTCTAACTGAAtgtcaaaagaaacattttgagaatgaaaaattacaataaACGGTTTAATAGACCGTTTATTGTAATCTATTAAGCTACATGTAAGTTCTAAATCTGGCACCTTTGGTTGGTATAAGGCTTACTGGATTCCTCCATATCAAAAGAGAACATATTGAATATACATTTTGAAGATTAAACAGTCAACACTCTTCATAATCACCCAAAATGACTTGCAAAACACTCTGCATGTGTTCCAAAATTTTAGCTTGGTATAAGCTGACATTTCTTTATCCAAAAGAAAAGTTAACAGCATTTTTATCGTTATTGTTTGAGGTTATATCTGTAGATTTAGAAGATGAAACTGTTAGATAATTAAAATTGGTCTCTTTTTCACGTTTCCAGTAAAGCTCTGACGACTTACAGTAATTTGAGTCAAACTGCAAGTTCTTGCAAATAatttttagtgtttgttttaacTTGTTTGAAGTAGCACAAAGGTGGCCTCCAGCAGAACAGGTTGGACGCTTTCTGATAAACTGCTGAATTAGCTTGCATAATATCTGCCACTTGTGTTGTCCTGCCTGCTACTTTTTTTAACCCTAGTCCTTTATCTGTAAATCAAGTGAGTGATTTCTATTCTTGATTGAGTAATTTGAAATCTGATTCTACGGCGCATTGAGCTTCTTTATCTCCTCTTGTTGTTCTTTAATCAGGTGTGGTATTCAACGATGTTTACACTGCTTCTAAGTTTGCAATGGAGGGTTTCTGTGAGAGTCTGGCTGTGCAACTGATGAAGTTCAATATCAGGTAGATTACCCTCTTTCCTCTATTCTTTCTTCAcatgtgtctttattttctaCTGAAAATACCATCCCCACTGATCACACTGTATCTAACTTAACCCAGGTTGTCCATGATTGAGCCTGGTCCTGTGCATACTGAATTTGAAACGAAAATGATGGAGGATGTGGCTAAGATGGAGTATCCGGGTGCGGATGCTGACACAGTTCGTTATTTTAAAGACGTTTATCTGCCATCATCAATAGATATATTTGAGGCCATGGGCCAAACACCAGATGACATAGCTAAGGTAAAAGAATTGGTTTCTAACTCTTACCCTGAACCCAGTTCAGGAATTTGTGTTGAAGTGCTGCGTGCAGCCATGAAATCGGTTAAAATGTTCTGTTGCTTCTTGTCTTTTCCAGTGCACTAAAAAGGTTATTGAGTCAAACAACCCTCGCTTCAGGAATCTGACCAACAACCTCTACACACCCATTGTGGCCCTGAAATATGCCGATGAGACTGGAGGCCTGTCTGTAAACACATTCTACAATCTACTCTTCAATTTCGGCCCTCTCATGCACATCACCATGAGCATCCTCAAGTGCTTGACGTGCAGCTGCCTGCGTAGACGCACCATCTCACCTAACTGAAGATGGAGTGTGTAATTCTGTCACTTAACGTTAACCTCCCAGTTTGTTGAACGGAGGTTTCCTGAGCAGCAGGTAGACTAGAACAAGTAACCTGGAGAGAGGAGGCACCTTTTAGTTTAAAGACAGAGCCACAATAAGCTTCTCAAGACAACATGCACAGCTGCACAAGTTTGTCACAGAGATGTTATATATAGGGTGACCTCATGTACTGACACAGAAACATGCATACACcacaacacagacatacaaacaacacacacattgGATTATCGTATATATAATATGACGAGGAACTCATGCCATAGTCTGGTTAGTATGGCAAGAACTGAACAGCTGCTTTGTAAGTTGTTGGATATATATGTTGTTAAATGAAAGTGTAAAGATGGAACTTAAGATCGAAACACATGGATAGATGTCAAAGCACAAGAAATAAATTAAGATAACGAGAGAAACCataaaattataataaatataacaaTCACAATACCTAGGTATTGTTTCATTACTCATCAGAGTAATGACATGTAAGACAGAGTCAGAATATatgatatatctatatctatatatatatatatatatatatatatataaatatttcagCTTTTGTTGTTCAGTGCCCTTAATTTTATGTTCACCTTAATGTAATGTTCTCATGGTCATAACTGCTGTTGAATCATATTTCTAATCTTTGATAAACcgaatgtttgttttgtttttttcaagttttacGAAGGGCTGGATCAGATACTTTCACCAAGCCaagatggaaaaaataaagtgaattCTGATTTACTCTGAATGGATTTTTTAAAGAacacaaataacaaaaaggTGACCACTTTGAAAGCTCTCTGTCTATCAGTCTCAGTCGACACCACAGGGGGGCggcatttcactgttttacccTGATTCCCAACCTGTGGATTATACGGGACATACACTGATTTTTACAGTGTTATTTACACAACAGTTTTCAACAAAATACTCCATTTACCTGAAGTAGTTCTTGGGTCCTGACATTGTGCTTTCTGGCTCACCGGTATGGTTTACTGGGACATCAGGTGCAGTGAAATTTACTTAACCTGTGTTTTCCTACTGATTAAAAGCAGCTGAAGTTGTCCAGGAACTGGTATCTACTTGAGACAGACAAGTTGGacaatatttaattaaatt
It encodes the following:
- the rdh8a gene encoding retinol dehydrogenase 8a → MANSGQKVVLITGCSSGIGLRIAVILAKDEKSRYHVIATMRDLKKKDKLVEAAGDAYGKTLTLLPLDVCSDESVRQCVNNVKDRHIDILINNAGVGLLGPVESISIEEMKKVFETNFFGVVRMIKEVMPDMKKRRSGHIIVMSSVMGLQGVVFNDVYTASKFAMEGFCESLAVQLMKFNIRLSMIEPGPVHTEFETKMMEDVAKMEYPGADADTVRYFKDVYLPSSIDIFEAMGQTPDDIAKCTKKVIESNNPRFRNLTNNLYTPIVALKYADETGGLSVNTFYNLLFNFGPLMHITMSILKCLTCSCLRRRTISPN